Below is a genomic region from Dryobates pubescens isolate bDryPub1 chromosome 26, bDryPub1.pri, whole genome shotgun sequence.
TGCTCAGAAAGATACCTGTATCTCCTTTTCTCAGATCACAAGGGATTAAAAAGACAGCAACAACATTTGTccatctgcctgctcctctgcattCTACGCATAACCTGGTGCCCATTTTACATTCCTCATAGCAATTCATGGTACACAGACAGCACTCTTCGAGCTTGGAATGAACTCCATTCCATAGCCACTTTAGTGAGTCAACTGTGATGCTGGCTTTTCCTTATCCACTCCCTACCCAGGCTGGAAACAGAACTGTAACTTTCCTTCATCCTTACATAACCCACTAGTACCAAGTCTGAGTATTTATGAAGCCTACAAccttaaaacaagcaaacaagcaccagaacagtgTCAATAAACACAGTTTTTGCCAAATAGCTAAACAGATTTATTATTTTATGGTTCACTCTGAGCCATGGTAGCACACCCCCGCCTGCTACCAACCCAGACTACTTCAGAAGAATAATCTTACTGCTTCCAGAGAAGGTGAGTATTCAGTTTAAGAGCATAGCAGAAACTGTAAGActacagggcacacacacacacactattaATTTTTATAACACTGTCTTATTTTTGAAAGTCAAAGTTCTATATTCATTTCTGAGTCCATCCTGACCTCAGCAGAAAATCATAAATACCATCATCTACAAATAGACAACTCCTTAAATATCACCTAGGACCTTTCAATCTCGGCCTCTAGCTAAGAGTTTTCAAAATACTGattacaaacaaaacagaagaaacccATGCATTTTGTGAAAGTACCAAAAGTTTTCCAAACACATCACAAAACACTGATCTCTGCTACACTACAAATTTCTCCTACTTAGTGGAATAACACACCCTAATTAAAAAAGCAGAAATAGGTAGTCTTGATTTAAAGTGTTCTCTTCCTACTAAAAACCTGAACATTATAAAAATCCCATTGAAGAACAGAGGTAGAAGATTTAAATCATAGTTTTATGATTTGCAATACATCTTTTTCTGCAACTGAAGGGAACAATTGTCCATGAcagctcttttttgttttgtaagaggttttattaatattccaGATGGCCCAAGACTTCTTGTACGTTAAGCAGAAAGGCTCATTCCATATCCTGGATTAGTTAGCATGTCTGGAGTACTCTGATGAGCAAACAATACATGTTTGTTATCAGAGacccatggcaggaggaaagAAGGTAAGGTGAGGAACTTTAAATCCCTCTTTAAAACTCAGACGTTCCATGTCTAattctccaagcctggagttTGCTGAACCTGGATTTGAAAGTCATGATCCAATCACTGACTGGACTTGATAAAATGCTAAGCTCagctttattttctctgtttcaAGGTGGCTACCCACTTCATGTTTCATTCACCCTCCTTTGCAATGGTGCAAGACATTTAATTAAGAAGGAGATACAGTACCTTCTACTGTAGAGCTGGTTACTTGGCCATTGCTAGATCCAGAAGAACTGTAAAGCGATCCAGAACTATATGGCTCGTAAGGTTTGAGAACAGTCAATGCATTAGGAGAATCAACATCATCTGAATTCAGAAGGCCTTGTTTGGTTGGCAAAACAGAGGATGCAGGTTTGGTGCGAGAACATTCCTGAGGTAGCAGATTTGCATATCTGTTTGCAACACGAAATCTGCTTGTTTCGTATCTTCTGTAATTAGCCATTGGAGAGTCAATATGCTCAATAGCTAATAGATTAGGTTTCATTCGTTTGGAAGGTGTCTCACCATAGTCTAGATTTACATTGCTCACAGATTTCCCACAAAGATAGTCTCTTCCTCGATGACAGGACCAGGCAGATTCATTTAGGTGTGAGTCGAGAGTCCCATTCATACTGTTgcccactagaccagattgagacactgggacagtaGGAGCTTTTACTTTAGATTCAGATCTTTTTACTCTGTCTAGTACTGGAGATATACTGGAAGTGGAGTGTATTTCTTGCTGATGCGGTCTATAGTTATTTGCCTGAGCTCCAATATTACTTTGCTGTTTATGGAACTTGAGGTTacttggggctgtgctgctggaatcaGTCACTGAAAAGAGAGGGACTTTGTTCTGTGGAGGGTGACATTGTTTAGCTTTCCCTGTTTGCAACGATTTTTGTATAGATGGGGAAGTCTTACTTTTCTTAGAATTAAAAGACAGAGGAAGCACATCTTTaccaagcagagctggagggcatCCAGTGCGTCTGGCTTTAGCTATAGCCTTGTTTCTGCAGCCATTTTTGTTAATTGTGTCAGGATTGTATTTGTGCATCAGCCTCTGGTGCATCATTAGGACTTCTGGGTAAAATGTTCGATACGTACAAAACGGACAGGTGATGGGTGCTAGCAGGCCTTTAGTTGCAATCACTGCACATTCTTGTGAAGTCCCAATAGATAAGTTCAAGGGCTTTTCTTGAGAGTCCACCATAGGTTTGTGTTTGTAGTTTTCAGTCAGCTCTCGTAGATCATTCACATATTTTCCATCCTTTAAAGCACAAATATATTGGACGTCATCTCCCTCTGATGCCAcagaatcctctctctctcttttatgaGGAGCACTTGGCCGAGcttcctttgtttctttctcagcCTTTAGTTTTTCCAGGTAAGGAGTGGACACATTCTCATATACTTGATTTAAATTGCTGCAAGCAGAACCTTTGTTCAATTCCTTGGAATTACTCTTTATCTTTAGAAGAACCGTGCTGCTTATTGCATTGTTCAGGGACAGAACTTCCTTTCGCTGCTTGGCAGGTGTGCAGCCCCCAACATCTTTGGCACAATCGAAAAGCCTCTTGGAATTTTTGGTTTCTTGAGCACCATCAGCAGTCAGCATGAGCTCTGTCTCCTGACTCTGTAATGAAACTTTGCTGTCACTttttgcttctgctgcactATCAGCTTGCCTGTCCTTGTGATGTCTCTCTAAATGATACCTCAGCGaagttttctgtgctgctgcatacTCACAAAATTCACATTTATATGGTTTTTCACCTGAAAGACATTTTTATCAATAAGTAAATTTGATACAATTTAATTTGAAGTCTTGAATACGATCAAAGATGAGGGAATAACGTAGACAGCAAAACAGTTAAACGTGTCCTTCTCCTTCCACATATTCGTAACTCCCAAACTCATCTAAACACCATTTAAACAACTACATTTTACTGCTTTTACTAACTACAGTGACATCTTCTGGCTACAGTGAAGATATTTTCCACATACTGTCTACGTATGAAGATGGTAGCTGACAATATGTTTGGTAGAGATAAGCAAGAAATGTAACCGTGGGTCACCTCCAACAAATTACATCCCTTGATCATAGTGCAAGTATGCTACTCAACAACACCAATGTTATAGTTCATCTATAAATAGAGCTGTTTCAAAAGAAACAGGGACATACATTAACAGAAGTAGGAAGAGTTTGCCTGGCTATGGAAAACAAAGTTGAACTGAAAAACAGACACAGCTTTTTCCCCAGGTAGCAGCAACTGGCAGATCCACTTAGTACTTGGGAAATGTGTTgctttggggggtttggttggttgtgtttgtttttgttttttttttgttgctgttgttttgtttggttgaataaaaaaaagccacacaaaaaaaaacacaacactttTGGCTAGACtgcaaaaagcagaaagaagttTTAAAATATACTGTGATCTTAATAGTACTTAATGTAAAcagctctttttaaacattttagtTACACAAATATTTATTCCTTTTAAGAAATTTCAATTggtgtttaatatttttttttaaatcattagAGAAAACCTTGGCTCTGAATTTCACTCATTTTGAGGGCAACTTCTGTTTTTCTCAAGCAAAATCAAATATTCCATCCACCAGGATTCAGCAGACTTCCCCTCCCACAAAGGCGAAGTCCATTTACCTGTATGAGTTCTGAGATGAATATTGAGGTAATAATTGGAGCGAAAATACTTCCCACAGTAGCTGCATTCTCTGGAGGCACCAAGGTTTTTAACTTTTGCTCTTTCCAAACAATCTTCATTTTTATCTTTGGGAGAAAGCATAGCTGTGTtacaaaaagcaaaaataaatttGAAGTTGTCTTTAAACTTGTCTTTTAAGCACAGAATGATGAACTGTTGTCAACTCCTACAGGCTATGAGCATCTTTTGCTCTGtactgctgcacacacagctatCAAAGAGTCAAAAAGTTAAAAAGGTTTCTGTGTCAGGTCACACTGCAGTTAGAGACTGTAATGAAGAAGCCTCAGAGAACAAACAAGATGCAAAACTAGGGctcagagaggagggagaaaaaaaagaagggaaaaaaaaaatctacaaaaCTATCTTTACTGGCCCACAGAAACTTGCTGGAGAACAGCCCATCAGAACAGTTCACACATTTAATAAAATGTATTCTTTTATCAAGAGGGAGTGCTTGAACTATTAAGTGTGATGATTCAGATTGCAAGCCTCCTCTCTGCACCATGGAGAAACACAGGAAGGTGTTTTGAGGAAGGCAAAGGGAAAGATGGCTTTTCTCATTAATTTTAATAATATTCTCATTTCTATGCCAATCAGTGGAGTGTTATACCTTAACATTAGTGAGTAATATTCTTTCACTGTAAGAATTAATACCTCAGTTTTGACAAGTATGGGAGTAGGAAGGCAACAAGGTTTGCTGCTCTGTGAGATGTATGCAAGGAACCTATCCACAAGTTAAAAACTGGTTCTACTCCAGTGTAAAAAGCAGGCAGTTACCACTGGAGGGCAGCAAGTACAGCATAATGCCGAACAAGAAAGGGGAGAAAGCTTAACATAACACAACATTCAAATCAACCTGATTTCTCTGGCAAAAAAACATTGAGAATTTCAGTAAAATATGCAGGTCAAGGCTGAGTAGGAAGCTACAGTGggatgagaaggaaggaaacatCTGGCTTGACTTAGTCATTAGATACGTGATAGTTGAAAATGGGTCTCTGAAGTTCCTGTGTGTTGGAAAGCTTGTGTACTGGAAATCCTCAGAAGTATGGCTAAACTATGGCTAAGCCATAGCTGCTTTAAACAGATAATGTCTCAAATAAGCATGACTCAGCATCTTATGAGGAAAGCTGTTGTAGTTTGGGATAAAACACcgagaaacaaaacaaggaaCTTAACATTAGGTAATAATTCCATTCCTTTGTTCCTTGAGGCAAAATAAAGAGCTGCACATTACCAGAAATGGAAAAGTCAGTTGTGTGTGCCAGGACATTCTGTACGTTGTGTCTTTTCTTGAGATTATGCAAGTGTCTGATTCTTTAGATGCAGACTCAATGCATGTCACATGAGTGCCAGATTAGTTAGAAGActttttgttatttctttttgACCTCAGACATGCAATCTTTTTCAATGAAGGAATCACTTGTTTTTCTAAGACATTGTTACCCAACAGATTGAGCCCATCTACTCTGTCAAGAAGAACTATTAGCAGCCCTTCAAGGAAGAAGGGTTAAATATATACCTCTCTTACATACATGATGCCTACATATTAATAGCCTGCATGCATGCCCTTATGTGGCCAATTTTAAATTGCTGGGTTTGCCATTTAGGCTTTCCAGGTATGCACCATTCAAGAGAAGCAGcttgatagaaaaaaaaattggaatTGCTCTTTACTTCTCAGGTTCTTAACATTGAACCCACTGGTATCAAACACTGAacattttttgccttttcttccaggatgcaaggggaaaaaatgaaagtgaGTCTTCCTAGACTGAGTATTTAAAGCATGCCAATGATTCCAATAACCCAAATCAGAACTGCAAGACAGTCCAACACAAAGATCTCAACATGTGGTGTCAGaatcctttctcccctttcatttccctcttttccccttcacctGCCATAACATTTCATATCACTGCCCAAGTTTCTAAAAGATAACTAAGACAAGATCCTTCTTAGGAACTCTTTCATGCCAAATATAGCTACAGCTATTTCAAACATACATGCTCAAAAGCCTACTCACCTAGATGAAGTGTTTCTGGAAGTCCATCTTCAGATCCATCTTCAGAACCTCCTTCTATTCGTTCTGCTGTTCCATTTTCATCCAGACTTATTATATCAGCACAGTATGTCCTTGAAGCAGCTGAAGTCTCTCCATCAGTCCGTCTGTCCCTTTTATGTACTCTGGAATGAAGGACTAGCTGGTGGTATGTTCTGAAGGCTTTACCACACTCTGAACAGTGTGTAGGTTTCTCTTTGTTCTGGGACATCTCCATAGAAGGCACTTCTCCACTGGGATGTTTCAGTTTGTCTTGGGATAAATTACCATTCCCTGTGtaattgttgtttttatttacttttgacTTCCCTGTAGTTTCAGTCTGGCCACCTTTATTTACATTCCAAATTTCACCGAGTTCTTCTTTATCAGAAGATGAATCATCATTGTCTGTACTTCCTTCTTGCCCTGGTTCTTTAACTTGGCCATGGCCAACTGCAACTTTACCTTTGGTAGCCAGCTGCCAGGCTTGATAGGTGTTGAAAGGATCTAGTTCAGCTATCCATTTCACAGGTTTTTGTGATTTGTCATTTTCTGAACCCGAGTTTGGTTTTAAGTTCAAGAATCGCAAAAATTCCTCTCTTTGAGATGTTTCTTCTGCATTAGGTTCACCAGTCACTCGGGGGCTTTCACCACTGGGTACTGATTCTTTGGTGTGCACTTTGCTGTGCTCAATTAGAGTCTCTTTATTGAGAAATAGGAAACCACAAACCATACAAATTTTGTAAGGTGACGTTACATTTTCAGTTACATGCTCCTGCACCACTTCATTTATTGTTACGGGGCTTTCAGAACCTTGTTGATGCTTGTTTCTGGAACCAGGCTTTCCAGTGTGCGTTCTCATGTGATTTTTGAGGAACCATGGCTCTTTAAATCTTCTTCCACATACATTACACCAATATGTAAAAGAATCTTTATGCTTTTTCATGTGTGCCTCAACATCAAAAGCCTCATCAAATGTCTGTCCACAAACTTTACAGCTAAGTTCTTCACTGTCCTTTTCGTTGTTTGATGAAGGCAAGTTTGTTCTTACTTGGCATTTATCTAGGTGACTTAGATACTCCGCTTCAACACGAAGGACAGCTGGCTCACAAAGAGTGGGTCTATGCTGAGTTAAAACATGCTTACCAAGCTCTTCAGGATGCTTAAAAGTCTCATCACAAAACATGCAGTCCAGAGGCATGCATCCCTCAGCTTGCATGAGAAACTTTTCCTGCAAACTTTTGTAAGAAATTGTGCTTGTTCCTTTTATTGTCATCGAGGCGTCGTTACTCTCCATCTGCGCACCAACGGTACTGGCTATTCCATCCGGTCCCTCCATGTATGCCAAGAGGGGCTGAGTTGGCATGTTTCCTACGTTCTGTTCCCTATTATGTGTTTTAATGTAAGGATTCAGTTCTTTGGGGATGCTCACTGATTACAATAAGGACACTTGTAAAGTTCTCCAACATGTGCTTACGAGTCTGCTATGCTAAAAACCTCTgccaggaaaaatattttttccacaagcaaaaattctttactttttttGGAATCTGTGTTCACACATCACTTCAAGTGAATCCATGGGTTCTCTCAGTGACAGAACGAGTGGGGTCTTGAACTGTTTCTGTCGATTCTCCAGTCTGCAGAAACAGTCAGTTGCACTTAGTTGTTCTGTACAAACACTTCAAATAGTTGCATTGGGCAAAATACACTCAAGGATGAGTTCAGTGCCACAAAGAGCTCCAGCacctggaggagagagaaaacagtCAGACTTTTCAAATGAGAAGTATTATCtcccaaacaaatgaaaacattgGGGCTTGCGAACTATCAAATGCTTTGGAACACAGAAAGCATACTTTTAGTAAACAGTCAATGAGGGACAGCTAGAAGCTGCTCTGTTCACTTTTCTAACTTGTGTTCTGTTAGCCGGGCTTCTGTAACAAGGCTGCTATACAAAAGCAATACTTTGTCCACTACCTATTCTAACCCCACTCCTATCCAGTTACATAAAGCTGCTGAAACCATATTTCAATGCCTGTAACACTGAACTCATAACTAGTACACACAACACACCACAGGAACCTTTCCTCAAACACCTAAACCCAGTGTTTAGAGGCACAGTACAACTTGGTTAGCATTCAAAGTTTTTCCCCTCAAGACTACAGACAGCTTGGAATTACCTCTCATAGTTCTGGTACACAATAAGCACTGGTACAAACTTCTGTATTAAGAACTGTCCACCAATACCACCACTCAAAGCCTCATCATCCACAAATTTACAAGCTCTGTGACAATTTTTGGCCTTGGTACAATAAAATCATCTTAAACTCAGAGAGCCTAACAATGCTATTTCTTGAACAGCAATTTAATATTTAAATCATCCCAAAAGCCCCTTATTACATCTAAAAAGGAAATCTTTCTAATTTCAAAACATGTGCAACAAAAAATGAGCTTCAGTGATTATACTCAAAAGGAAAGGGTTAAGATTCCACAAGATTAATAAGAGTTATAATGCAAGTAATCACCACCCCAATGTACAATCTGAGTTATCTGCTATCAGCAACTAATGGCCATGACCCTCTGGGATGGCAAATTATGGTATTGTGGAGTTCAGGACTCTGCTTGATCAAATTTCTGGATAAAGGGAAAAATCTATCTTACCTATACAAGACCATATACATTGAAAAGAGATTATTCTGAGATGAGACATATTTTCAAATACTTGAATACCAATGAAAAGAACACATTCAAGGTTTTACTTCAAAGTCTTGCAAATTATTCCATAAAAGACATCTGGTCAGTGATCCACCCTACCTGAATATGCCTCAAAATACAATAGGCTGCATAGCTCTTACAAGCAGAAGACAATATAGACAAAGTAAGGTTAAAAAATTCATCTCAGTTTCCACCTCCACCTTGCTTTAGTTTGGAAAAAGGGAAGATTTTAGCCAAAGAAGGGGTAACAAATCAAACACAACCTGCTAATATTCAGCCTAGTAAGATTTCCATGACAAGCAGGTGGAGCAGGTAAAGATGTAATTATCTAAACAGCTGAGTTTACCTTCTCCAGTCCTTTCTgatcagcagtgctggctggacaAAAACCAGCATTCTCAAGCCATTGAACTGTTTCAGCAGAGATGAGAACTTTGAGCTGCTCACAGTTCAGTGGCCCAGGTAATGTTCCTCTACGGCCACCTGCTGGTGGAACCAGTATGTCTAACAGCCATGGGAGGTTAGTGGGACAGGACCTTTAACCAGCTGAAAAGACAACTATAGACACAAGGTTTGATATGATGCCTTCAGCTGTATCAGATACCTTTACCTACCACAGGTCAGTCAAGTCCAGGAAAATTAACAACTTGAGAAAGGAAACGTGACAATGCATTGCTAGGAGGCAGAGAAATACCACCTCAAACACTTTATCCActctctgcacagccttgcCTAGAGAAAATGCTTTGGTTCTAATCCGAAAAAACAGCAGCTCCTTTTCCACCATCATGCAGACAAGATCCAGGAGCCT
It encodes:
- the ZNF217 gene encoding zinc finger protein 217 codes for the protein MPTQPLLAYMEGPDGIASTVGAQMESNDASMTIKGTSTISYKSLQEKFLMQAEGCMPLDCMFCDETFKHPEELGKHVLTQHRPTLCEPAVLRVEAEYLSHLDKCQVRTNLPSSNNEKDSEELSCKVCGQTFDEAFDVEAHMKKHKDSFTYWCNVCGRRFKEPWFLKNHMRTHTGKPGSRNKHQQGSESPVTINEVVQEHVTENVTSPYKICMVCGFLFLNKETLIEHSKVHTKESVPSGESPRVTGEPNAEETSQREEFLRFLNLKPNSGSENDKSQKPVKWIAELDPFNTYQAWQLATKGKVAVGHGQVKEPGQEGSTDNDDSSSDKEELGEIWNVNKGGQTETTGKSKVNKNNNYTGNGNLSQDKLKHPSGEVPSMEMSQNKEKPTHCSECGKAFRTYHQLVLHSRVHKRDRRTDGETSAASRTYCADIISLDENGTAERIEGGSEDGSEDGLPETLHLDKNEDCLERAKVKNLGASRECSYCGKYFRSNYYLNIHLRTHTGEKPYKCEFCEYAAAQKTSLRYHLERHHKDRQADSAAEAKSDSKVSLQSQETELMLTADGAQETKNSKRLFDCAKDVGGCTPAKQRKEVLSLNNAISSTVLLKIKSNSKELNKGSACSNLNQVYENVSTPYLEKLKAEKETKEARPSAPHKREREDSVASEGDDVQYICALKDGKYVNDLRELTENYKHKPMVDSQEKPLNLSIGTSQECAVIATKGLLAPITCPFCTYRTFYPEVLMMHQRLMHKYNPDTINKNGCRNKAIAKARRTGCPPALLGKDVLPLSFNSKKSKTSPSIQKSLQTGKAKQCHPPQNKVPLFSVTDSSSTAPSNLKFHKQQSNIGAQANNYRPHQQEIHSTSSISPVLDRVKRSESKVKAPTVPVSQSGLVGNSMNGTLDSHLNESAWSCHRGRDYLCGKSVSNVNLDYGETPSKRMKPNLLAIEHIDSPMANYRRYETSRFRVANRYANLLPQECSRTKPASSVLPTKQGLLNSDDVDSPNALTVLKPYEPYSSGSLYSSSGSSNGQVTSSTVEGKRSVSYQHLTSSVLQKRSYESFIGNTHFRPSDKKT